The Pelodiscus sinensis isolate JC-2024 chromosome 5, ASM4963464v1, whole genome shotgun sequence genome includes a region encoding these proteins:
- the LOC142829707 gene encoding progonadoliberin-2 has translation MACQRPFLLLLLVVLAVSTHLSRAQHWSHGWYPGGKRELDLSQAPEASEEIKLCDGEACAYLRSPRKTIVNTLLADLLARQLQKKK, from the exons ATGGCATGTCAGCGACCTTTCCTGCTCTTGCTCCTTGTGGTGCTAGCCGTCAGCACCCACCTGTCAAGAGCTCAGCACTGGTCCCACGGCTGGTATCCGGGAGGGAAAAGAGAACTAGATCTGTCACAGGCTCCAGAG GCTTCAGAAGAAATTAAACTGTGCGATGGGGAAGCATGCGCTTATCTGAGAAGCCCAAGGAAAACCATTGTGAACACACTGCTG GCTGATCTGCTGGCAAGACAACTACAGAAGAAGAAGTGA